The proteins below come from a single Serratia fonticola genomic window:
- a CDS encoding nitrate reductase subunit alpha, giving the protein MSKFLDRFRYFKQLAEPFSGGHGQTLNTNRDWEDGYRSRWQHDKVVRSTHGVNCTGSCSWKIYVKNGLVTWETQQTDYPRTRPDLPNHEPRGCPRGASYSWYLYSANRLKYPLMRKRLIKLWREAKALHSDPVDAWGSIVSDPEKAKSYKVARGRGGFVRSSWQEVNELIAASNVYTAKTFGPDRIIGFSPIPAMSMVSYAAGARYLSLIGGTCLSFYDWYCDLPPASPMTWGEQTDVPESADWYNSSYIIAWGSNVPQTRTPDAHFFTEVRYKGTKTVAVTPDYAEVAKLCDQWLNPKQGTDSAMALAMGHVMLKEFHLDREVGYFRDYVRRYTDMPMLVLLEPRTEGYYAAGRLLRAADLVDGLGQENNPEWKTVALDQTSGELVAPQGSIGFRWGEKGKWNLEQREGKAQQDVELQLSLLGSHDEVVDVGFPYFGGAESEHFNSVALDDILLHKLPVKRLQLADGSQALVTSVYDLTLANYGLDRGLNDANCANGYDEVKAYTPAWAEQITGVSRQNIIRIAREFAENAEKTHGRSMIIVGAGVNHWYHMDMTYRGLINMLIFCGCVGQSGGGWAHYVGQEKLRPQTGWTPLAFGLDWQRPARHMNSTSFFYNHSSQWRYETVGTEELLSPMADKSQFAGSLIDLNVRAERMGWLPSAPQLDTNPLHLAAQAKAAGQTPLDFTVDSLKQGNVRFAAEQPDNPQNFPRNLFVWRSNLLGSSGKGHEYMLKYLLGTENGIQGQDLGQQGGVKPQEVEWLDNGGEGKLDLVVTLDFRMSSTCLYSDIVLPTATWYEKDDMNTSDMHPFIHPLSAAVDPAWDSKSDWEIYKGIAKAFSEVCVGHLGQETDIVTLPIQHDSAAELAQPYGVKDWKKGECDLIPGKTAPHIMVVERDYPATYERFTSLGPLLDKLGNGGKGISWNTQTEVDFLKKLNYVKTEGPAVGRPKIESAIDAAEVILSLAPETNGQVAVKAWQALSNITGRDHTHLALNKEDEKIRFRDIQAQPRKIISSPTWSGLEDEHVSYNACYTNVHELIPWRTLSGRQQLYQDHEWMRAFGESLLVYRPPIDTRAAQPLLNKKPNGNKEKALNFLTPHQKWGIHSTYSDNLLMLTLSRGGPIVWLSEDDAKDLGIEDNDWIEAFNANGALTARAVVSQRIPSGMTMMYHAQERIVNIPGSEITSQRGGIHNSVTRVCPKPTHMIGGYAQLAYGFNYYGTVGSNRDEFVVVRKMDHIDWLDGEGNDYAQGSQQEKAK; this is encoded by the coding sequence ATGAGCAAATTTCTAGATCGGTTCCGCTACTTCAAGCAGTTGGCCGAACCTTTCTCTGGCGGTCATGGCCAAACGCTAAACACCAATCGCGATTGGGAAGACGGTTATCGCAGCCGCTGGCAGCACGACAAAGTGGTGCGTTCCACCCATGGTGTTAACTGTACCGGCTCCTGTAGCTGGAAAATCTATGTGAAAAACGGTCTGGTCACCTGGGAAACCCAGCAGACCGATTATCCACGCACCCGTCCAGATTTGCCCAACCATGAGCCCCGTGGCTGCCCACGCGGTGCCAGCTATTCCTGGTATCTCTACAGCGCCAACCGCCTGAAATATCCGCTGATGCGCAAACGCCTAATCAAGCTATGGCGCGAGGCTAAAGCCTTGCACAGCGATCCGGTGGATGCCTGGGGTTCAATCGTTTCCGACCCGGAAAAAGCCAAAAGCTACAAAGTGGCTCGTGGCCGCGGTGGTTTTGTTCGTTCCAGCTGGCAGGAGGTCAATGAACTGATCGCCGCCTCCAACGTCTATACCGCCAAGACCTTTGGCCCGGACCGCATTATCGGCTTCTCGCCGATCCCGGCGATGTCGATGGTGTCCTACGCGGCGGGTGCCCGTTACCTATCGCTGATTGGCGGCACCTGCTTGAGCTTCTACGACTGGTACTGCGATTTGCCACCGGCCTCGCCGATGACCTGGGGCGAACAGACCGACGTGCCGGAATCCGCCGACTGGTACAACTCCTCGTATATCATTGCCTGGGGCTCCAACGTGCCGCAAACGCGCACCCCGGACGCCCACTTCTTCACCGAGGTTCGCTACAAGGGCACCAAAACCGTCGCGGTGACGCCAGACTACGCGGAAGTGGCCAAGTTATGCGACCAGTGGCTGAACCCGAAGCAGGGCACCGATAGCGCCATGGCGCTGGCGATGGGCCACGTGATGCTTAAAGAGTTCCATCTGGATCGTGAAGTTGGTTATTTCCGCGACTACGTACGTCGCTATACCGATATGCCGATGCTAGTGCTGTTGGAGCCGCGTACCGAAGGTTATTACGCCGCTGGCCGCCTGCTGCGTGCTGCCGATCTGGTAGATGGCCTTGGCCAGGAAAATAACCCCGAGTGGAAAACCGTCGCGCTGGATCAGACCAGCGGTGAACTGGTGGCGCCGCAGGGCTCTATTGGTTTCCGTTGGGGTGAGAAGGGCAAATGGAATCTGGAGCAGCGTGAAGGTAAAGCCCAGCAGGATGTGGAGCTGCAACTCAGCCTGCTAGGCAGCCATGATGAGGTGGTTGACGTTGGCTTCCCATACTTTGGCGGTGCCGAGAGTGAGCATTTCAACAGCGTGGCGCTGGACGACATCCTGCTGCACAAACTGCCGGTAAAACGCTTGCAACTGGCGGACGGCAGCCAGGCGCTGGTAACCAGCGTCTACGACCTGACGCTGGCTAACTACGGTCTGGATCGTGGCCTGAATGATGCCAACTGCGCCAACGGTTATGATGAGGTCAAAGCCTATACGCCAGCCTGGGCAGAACAGATCACCGGCGTCTCACGCCAAAACATCATCCGCATTGCGCGCGAGTTTGCCGAAAACGCTGAGAAAACCCACGGCCGCTCGATGATTATCGTTGGGGCCGGTGTCAACCACTGGTATCACATGGACATGACCTATCGCGGGCTGATCAACATGCTGATCTTCTGCGGTTGCGTAGGCCAAAGCGGCGGCGGCTGGGCGCACTATGTCGGCCAGGAAAAGCTGCGCCCGCAAACCGGTTGGACGCCGCTGGCCTTTGGTCTGGATTGGCAACGGCCGGCGCGCCATATGAACAGCACCTCGTTCTTCTACAACCACTCCAGCCAATGGCGCTATGAGACGGTTGGCACCGAAGAGCTGTTGTCACCGATGGCGGACAAGAGCCAGTTTGCTGGCAGCCTGATCGACCTGAACGTGCGTGCAGAGCGCATGGGGTGGTTGCCATCGGCCCCGCAACTGGATACCAACCCGCTGCATCTGGCCGCTCAGGCTAAAGCGGCCGGTCAGACACCGCTGGACTTCACCGTGGATAGCCTGAAACAGGGCAACGTCCGCTTTGCTGCCGAACAGCCGGACAACCCGCAGAACTTCCCGCGTAACCTGTTCGTCTGGCGCTCCAACCTGCTGGGCTCCTCCGGCAAGGGGCATGAATACATGCTCAAATACCTGCTGGGGACCGAGAATGGCATCCAGGGCCAGGATCTGGGTCAGCAGGGCGGCGTAAAACCGCAGGAAGTCGAGTGGTTGGATAATGGTGGTGAAGGCAAGTTGGATCTGGTCGTGACGCTTGATTTCCGCATGTCCAGCACCTGCCTGTATTCCGACATCGTGTTGCCTACCGCCACCTGGTACGAGAAAGACGATATGAATACCTCGGATATGCATCCGTTTATTCATCCGCTGTCTGCGGCTGTCGATCCAGCCTGGGATTCGAAGAGCGACTGGGAGATCTACAAGGGTATCGCCAAAGCGTTCTCCGAGGTGTGCGTTGGCCACCTGGGCCAGGAGACCGACATTGTCACGCTGCCGATCCAGCATGATTCCGCCGCCGAACTGGCGCAGCCCTACGGCGTGAAAGACTGGAAGAAAGGCGAGTGCGATCTGATCCCGGGCAAAACCGCGCCGCACATCATGGTGGTAGAACGCGATTATCCCGCGACCTACGAGCGCTTTACCTCGCTCGGTCCGCTGTTGGACAAGCTTGGCAACGGCGGCAAGGGCATCAGTTGGAACACCCAGACCGAAGTCGACTTCCTGAAAAAGCTCAACTACGTGAAGACCGAAGGCCCGGCAGTTGGGCGGCCTAAGATCGAAAGTGCTATCGATGCGGCGGAAGTGATCCTCTCGCTGGCACCGGAAACCAATGGGCAGGTGGCAGTGAAAGCCTGGCAGGCACTGAGCAACATCACCGGGCGCGATCACACCCATCTGGCGTTGAACAAGGAAGACGAAAAGATCCGTTTCCGCGATATTCAGGCCCAGCCGCGCAAGATCATCTCCAGCCCGACCTGGTCTGGCCTGGAAGACGAACACGTTTCTTACAACGCCTGCTACACCAACGTGCATGAGCTGATCCCGTGGCGCACCCTGAGCGGCCGCCAACAGTTGTATCAGGATCACGAGTGGATGCGAGCCTTCGGGGAAAGCCTGCTGGTCTATCGCCCGCCGATCGACACCCGTGCCGCGCAGCCGTTGCTGAATAAAAAGCCGAACGGCAACAAAGAGAAGGCGCTGAACTTCCTGACGCCGCACCAGAAGTGGGGCATTCACTCCACCTACAGCGACAACCTGTTGATGCTGACTCTGTCACGCGGCGGGCCAATCGTCTGGTTGAGTGAGGACGATGCCAAAGATTTGGGCATTGAAGATAACGACTGGATCGAGGCCTTCAACGCCAACGGCGCGCTCACCGCTCGTGCGGTGGTCAGCCAGCGTATTCCGTCGGGTATGACCATGATGTATCACGCTCAGGAACGTATCGTGAACATTCCAGGCTCGGAAATCACCAGCCAGCGTGGCGGGATCCACAACTCGGTGACCCGCGTGTGCCCGAAACCGACCCATATGATCGGCGGCTATGCGCAGTTGGCGTACGGCTTTAACTACTACGGCACCGTTGGCTCGAATCGCGATGAGTTTGTGGTGGTGCGCAAAATGGACCATATCGACTGGTTAGACGGCGAAGGTAACGACTACGCACAGGGCAGCCAGCAGGAGAAAGCCAAATGA
- a CDS encoding transcriptional regulator produces MDAEQEIKIINFDVLLPSRQRSRLRWKELQILSLLVNRSPELVSRSEIIETIWKGTYCSDSTINQTIKSIRQKIGDTEHALIRTIPRLGYKVDDKTIFNFISSGESAVVTGIIPGNDDTETFNGDLSEGKLNHMADEIIENATLPEGYSLMNPLLSETSLVDSRRNTLTPWGRILKYLAAFIALLTVSLLSYALGSRTRPAIQHEQLNSPRMVLSFSLDTSPGVNPQALNCVYLAGNEKEMRVECRTR; encoded by the coding sequence GTGGACGCTGAACAGGAAATAAAAATCATAAATTTTGATGTTTTGCTCCCCTCCAGGCAGCGTTCACGCCTACGTTGGAAAGAGCTTCAGATCCTTTCCCTGCTGGTTAACCGCTCGCCAGAGTTGGTGAGCCGCTCAGAAATCATTGAGACTATCTGGAAAGGCACCTATTGCTCAGACTCGACAATAAATCAGACGATTAAGTCCATTCGCCAGAAAATTGGCGACACGGAGCATGCTCTCATCAGGACCATTCCCCGTCTTGGTTATAAGGTGGATGATAAAACGATTTTTAACTTTATATCATCAGGGGAATCTGCCGTCGTTACGGGGATTATTCCTGGAAATGATGATACTGAAACTTTCAATGGTGATTTATCTGAGGGTAAATTAAATCATATGGCCGATGAAATTATTGAAAATGCAACGTTACCGGAAGGTTATTCCCTCATGAATCCGCTATTAAGTGAAACGTCTTTGGTTGATTCCAGGCGAAACACGCTAACGCCTTGGGGCAGAATATTGAAGTATCTGGCGGCGTTTATTGCGCTGTTGACAGTTTCACTTTTATCCTATGCATTGGGCAGTCGAACCAGGCCTGCAATACAGCATGAGCAGCTCAATAGCCCTCGTATGGTCCTCTCTTTTTCATTAGACACCTCACCTGGTGTTAATCCACAGGCGCTGAACTGCGTGTATCTGGCGGGGAATGAAAAGGAAATGCGGGTTGAATGTCGCACTCGCTAG
- a CDS encoding NarK family nitrate/nitrite MFS transporter: protein MSQSAMPLAKKTGAVIQDWQPENSEFWQQSGHRIARRNLWISIPCLLLAFCVWMLFSAVAVNLNKVGFNFTTDQLFLLTALPSVSGAILRVPYSFVIPMFGGRRWTAISTCFLLVPCLWLGYAVQDPSTSFNVFIIIALLCGFAGANFASSMANISFFFPKAKQGGALGLNGGLGNLGVSVMQLVAPLAISLAMFGFLGGTGQIQPDGSQLWLENAAWIWVPFLLVATLAAWFGMNDLAASKASLRQQLPVLKRGHLWVLSLLYLATFGSFIGFSAGFAMLAKTQFPDVVILHYAFFGPFLGALARPVGGALSDRFGGIRVTLLNFIVMAIFAALLFLTLPGSDHQGSFMAFYGVFMVLFLTAGLGSGSTFQMIAVIFRKITVDRVKAEGGSDELAQREAVTDSAAALGFISAIGAAGGFFIPKAFGTSLALTGSPAGAMKIFLVFYILCVVVTWGVYGRKKVSR, encoded by the coding sequence ATGTCGCAATCTGCAATGCCTTTAGCAAAAAAAACGGGTGCGGTTATTCAGGACTGGCAACCTGAGAACAGCGAATTCTGGCAGCAGAGTGGGCACCGCATCGCCCGCCGCAACCTGTGGATCTCCATACCCTGCCTGTTGCTCGCCTTCTGCGTATGGATGCTGTTCAGCGCCGTGGCGGTTAATCTGAATAAGGTGGGTTTTAACTTCACCACCGATCAGCTGTTTCTGTTGACCGCATTACCTTCGGTTTCCGGCGCGATCCTGCGCGTGCCGTATTCCTTCGTGATCCCGATGTTTGGTGGCCGCCGTTGGACGGCCATCAGCACCTGTTTCCTGCTGGTACCTTGCCTGTGGTTGGGCTATGCGGTGCAGGATCCGAGCACCTCATTCAACGTATTTATCATTATTGCGCTGTTGTGTGGTTTTGCCGGGGCCAACTTTGCCTCCAGCATGGCGAACATCAGCTTCTTCTTCCCGAAGGCGAAGCAGGGTGGCGCGCTGGGGCTGAATGGCGGTCTGGGAAATCTGGGGGTCAGCGTGATGCAACTGGTGGCTCCGTTAGCCATCTCGCTCGCCATGTTTGGCTTCCTGGGCGGTACGGGGCAGATACAGCCAGACGGCAGCCAGCTGTGGTTGGAAAACGCCGCCTGGATTTGGGTGCCTTTCCTGCTGGTGGCAACGCTGGCGGCCTGGTTCGGTATGAACGATTTGGCCGCCTCAAAGGCTTCTTTGCGCCAACAGCTGCCGGTACTCAAACGGGGGCATCTGTGGGTTTTGAGCCTGCTGTATCTGGCAACCTTTGGTTCCTTCATTGGCTTCTCTGCCGGTTTTGCCATGCTGGCGAAAACCCAGTTTCCTGACGTGGTGATCCTGCATTATGCCTTCTTCGGGCCGTTCCTTGGGGCACTTGCTCGTCCCGTGGGTGGGGCGCTTTCCGATCGCTTTGGTGGCATTCGTGTGACGCTGCTGAACTTTATAGTCATGGCTATTTTCGCTGCCTTGCTGTTCCTGACCTTGCCGGGTAGCGATCATCAGGGCTCGTTTATGGCCTTCTATGGCGTGTTTATGGTGCTGTTCCTTACCGCCGGATTGGGCAGCGGTTCGACCTTCCAGATGATCGCCGTGATATTCCGTAAAATCACCGTGGACAGAGTGAAAGCCGAAGGAGGAAGCGATGAGTTGGCACAGCGGGAGGCGGTAACCGATTCGGCTGCGGCGTTGGGCTTTATCTCGGCGATTGGTGCGGCAGGGGGGTTCTTTATTCCCAAGGCGTTTGGGACTTCGCTGGCGTTGACGGGCTCACCGGCTGGGGCGATGAAGATCTTCCTGGTGTTTTATATTCTGTGTGTCGTGGTCACCTGGGGCGTTTACGGCCGTAAAAAGGTTTCACGCTAG
- the narX gene encoding nitrate/nitrite two-component system sensor histidine kinase NarX yields MKRLLAPLSIVNQVALLMLLLGVLGIAGMSISAWMSQSIQGNAHAINKAGSLRMQSYRLLSQVPLDAQSDILMQGLDQDETSRDLQQALEREGLTPQLLTLRDYWLNQLQPRLRQAQRPADAAPQVAHFVSLLDKLVSDIDHQTERRLLMVTLVQGGFIALTLLLLVGTICYLRRRLLHPWRQLVALALAVGRGDFSHRFAQRGHQDEMSSLGAALNTMSDELATIYARLEQRVAEKTADLQQKNQVLGFLYHTSRQLHTSEPICSRLTPILNQLQTLTPLHSIQVRLYENNSQEQFLQLSGNQPLRPEYCHNPVCSACLSEHQPHSQGHPSLSWSLSDQLGNYGIVVAQHAPEQRLSDEQCQLMNTLIEQLTSVLAIERQVDHQQQLMLMEERAAIARELHDSIAQSLTCLKMQTSCLQMQGGELPPASLALVQQMREEISTAYRQLRELLTTFRLRLTEPGLLAALQSTVQEFNQRLGITIELDYQLGPRSIPAYQAIHLLQIAREALSNIHQHAQASQVAIRVTNLQGKVTLSVSDNGRGLPDISERPDHYGLIIMRDRAKSLHGQCEILPCSGGGTEVRVTFRPDNSAIE; encoded by the coding sequence ATGAAACGCTTGCTGGCTCCGCTTTCCATCGTTAACCAGGTTGCCCTGTTAATGCTACTGCTGGGGGTGCTGGGTATCGCCGGAATGAGTATTTCCGCCTGGATGTCGCAAAGCATCCAGGGCAATGCTCATGCCATCAACAAAGCGGGTTCCCTACGGATGCAGAGTTACCGTCTGCTTTCTCAGGTCCCTCTGGATGCCCAAAGTGACATACTGATGCAGGGATTGGATCAGGATGAAACCAGCCGCGACTTGCAGCAGGCGCTGGAGCGCGAAGGGCTAACCCCGCAGTTGCTGACGCTACGTGACTATTGGCTAAACCAGCTGCAACCACGGCTGCGTCAGGCGCAACGCCCCGCCGATGCAGCTCCCCAAGTGGCCCATTTTGTCAGCCTGTTGGACAAGCTGGTTTCCGATATCGATCATCAAACCGAACGGCGCTTGTTGATGGTGACGCTGGTCCAGGGGGGATTTATCGCCCTGACGCTGTTGCTGCTGGTCGGCACCATCTGTTATCTACGCCGCCGTTTGCTGCACCCTTGGCGTCAATTGGTGGCACTGGCGCTGGCGGTTGGCCGCGGTGATTTCAGCCACCGCTTTGCCCAACGTGGGCATCAGGACGAGATGTCTTCCCTCGGCGCTGCGCTCAACACCATGTCCGACGAGCTTGCCACCATCTATGCCAGGCTGGAGCAACGTGTCGCAGAAAAAACCGCCGACCTGCAACAGAAAAACCAGGTGCTGGGCTTTCTGTATCACACCAGCCGCCAGTTACACACCAGCGAGCCGATCTGTAGCCGCCTGACGCCGATCCTCAACCAGTTGCAAACGCTGACGCCGCTACACAGCATCCAGGTACGGCTGTATGAAAACAACAGTCAGGAACAGTTTCTGCAATTAAGCGGTAACCAACCGTTGAGGCCGGAGTATTGCCATAATCCGGTCTGTAGCGCCTGCTTAAGCGAACATCAGCCGCATAGTCAGGGCCACCCTTCTCTTAGCTGGAGCCTGAGTGACCAACTGGGCAATTATGGCATCGTCGTCGCTCAACATGCGCCAGAACAACGGCTAAGCGATGAGCAATGCCAGTTGATGAATACCCTGATAGAGCAGTTGACCAGCGTATTGGCGATAGAGCGCCAGGTTGACCACCAGCAGCAGTTGATGTTGATGGAAGAGCGGGCCGCGATCGCCCGCGAGTTACATGACTCCATCGCTCAATCCCTCACCTGCTTGAAAATGCAGACCAGCTGCCTGCAAATGCAGGGGGGCGAGCTCCCTCCGGCCAGTCTGGCGCTGGTGCAACAGATGCGTGAAGAGATCAGTACCGCCTATCGTCAGTTACGCGAGCTGTTAACCACCTTCCGCCTGCGCCTGACCGAGCCTGGCCTGCTGGCGGCACTACAGTCTACGGTGCAAGAATTCAATCAGCGGCTGGGGATCACCATCGAACTGGATTATCAGTTAGGCCCACGAAGCATACCGGCCTATCAGGCGATCCACCTGCTGCAAATCGCGCGAGAGGCATTGAGTAACATTCACCAACACGCGCAGGCCAGCCAGGTCGCGATTCGGGTAACAAACCTGCAGGGCAAAGTCACCCTGAGCGTCAGCGATAATGGCCGTGGCCTGCCAGATATCAGCGAACGGCCCGATCACTACGGCCTGATCATCATGCGCGATCGCGCCAAAAGCCTGCACGGCCAGTGCGAAATCTTGCCGTGCAGCGGCGGCGGCACCGAAGTACGGGTGACGTTCCGCCCGGATAACTCTGCTATCGAATAA
- the narL gene encoding two-component system response regulator NarL, with product MTTEEAATILLIDDHPMLRNGVKQLISMDPRLQVIAEASNGEQGVELAELHDPDLILLDLNMPGMNGLATLDRLRQTALSGRVVVFSVSNHEDDVVSALKRGADGYLLKDMEPEELLKALHQAAAGQMVLSEALTPVLAASLRENRPAVERDIQQLTPRERDILKLIAQGLPNKLIARKLTITESTVKVHVKHLLKKMKLKSRVEAAVWVLGNKKD from the coding sequence ATGACGACCGAAGAAGCTGCCACCATACTGCTGATTGACGATCACCCCATGTTGCGTAACGGCGTCAAGCAGTTGATTAGCATGGATCCGCGGCTACAAGTCATCGCCGAAGCCAGCAATGGCGAACAAGGGGTGGAACTGGCGGAGCTGCACGATCCCGACCTGATCCTGTTGGATCTGAATATGCCCGGAATGAACGGTCTGGCAACGCTGGATCGCCTGCGCCAAACCGCCCTTTCCGGCCGCGTGGTGGTATTCAGCGTCTCCAACCATGAAGACGATGTGGTGAGCGCACTAAAACGCGGTGCCGATGGTTATCTGTTGAAAGATATGGAGCCAGAGGAACTGCTCAAGGCGCTGCATCAGGCGGCAGCAGGGCAAATGGTACTGAGCGAAGCATTGACGCCAGTGCTGGCGGCCAGCCTGAGGGAAAACCGCCCGGCGGTAGAACGCGACATCCAGCAGTTAACCCCGCGCGAGCGCGACATCCTCAAGCTGATCGCGCAGGGGCTGCCAAACAAGCTGATCGCCCGTAAACTGACGATCACCGAGAGTACCGTCAAGGTGCACGTGAAACACCTGCTGAAGAAGATGAAACTGAAATCCCGCGTCGAAGCCGCCGTTTGGGTGTTGGGTAATAAGAAAGATTAG
- a CDS encoding YchO/YchP family invasin, translated as MSKVIQQKMSQLLSSTRLLGLLALPVIMFNAQAEAPPAVVGVPDAQAEAPVAAKSVAEATAEAPSVGTSVIDDLAKAPPTATAETQPVPPAAVAEAQAVAPAAETQTVAPPATVAEAQTVAPTPVEPQAIAPPAVANAADIAAKVPAAVTPIEKPAAVVSEVKAQASPAQALPELGSAGVNDAEKEKEWATRAKKLAEQNLNQISSERARADTKDYLTNQASSVLQQETEELLSPLGTAKLSLAVTPEGDFTGSSGQLFSPLYDVDGLLTYSQVGYLQKANGSQGNFGLGQRWVVGDWLLGYNSVLDSDFQNQRNRGSIGAEAWGDYLRLSANYYHPLSSFSPQANNAVFLGRPARGYDITTQGYLPFYHQLGASLSFEQYRGASVDLLGNGNKQTDPSAMQVGLNYTPVPLVTVKALHKLDNVGETQDKVELAMTYRLGVPLLKQISPYYVEQAKSLRGSRYDSIERNNVPVLEFRESKTLQVFLATPSWSLNPGETLPLVLEIKAANKITAVNWQGDTQAVSLTPPANINDPQGWTLTVPAWDETPGASNHYQLSVTLEDEKQQKATSNWITLQVTAPLSLSIEGEPGLPPPQTLQPPAIPAVTGPLHPEGN; from the coding sequence ATGAGCAAGGTTATTCAGCAAAAGATGTCACAGTTGTTATCCAGCACGCGCTTACTCGGGTTATTAGCACTACCGGTGATAATGTTTAACGCCCAGGCGGAAGCTCCCCCGGCAGTGGTTGGCGTGCCTGACGCCCAGGCTGAGGCACCTGTTGCAGCGAAAAGCGTAGCTGAGGCCACGGCGGAGGCTCCTTCGGTTGGGACGAGCGTGATTGACGATCTGGCTAAAGCGCCCCCGACAGCAACAGCAGAAACACAGCCGGTACCACCGGCGGCAGTTGCAGAAGCTCAGGCAGTAGCACCAGCAGCAGAAACCCAGACGGTAGCGCCACCGGCTACGGTAGCAGAAGCTCAGACAGTGGCACCAACCCCCGTAGAGCCCCAGGCCATTGCCCCACCGGCGGTGGCAAATGCGGCTGATATCGCGGCTAAAGTGCCTGCGGCCGTGACCCCGATAGAGAAGCCAGCGGCAGTGGTCAGTGAGGTCAAGGCGCAGGCATCTCCGGCGCAAGCGCTGCCGGAACTGGGCAGCGCTGGCGTCAACGATGCCGAAAAAGAAAAAGAGTGGGCTACGCGGGCGAAAAAGCTGGCAGAGCAGAATCTTAACCAGATATCCAGCGAGCGGGCGCGCGCCGATACCAAAGATTACCTGACCAACCAGGCCAGCTCGGTTCTTCAGCAGGAGACCGAGGAGTTACTTTCACCACTTGGCACCGCTAAACTGTCGCTTGCGGTAACACCTGAAGGGGATTTCACCGGCAGCAGCGGTCAGTTGTTCAGCCCGCTCTATGACGTGGATGGCTTGTTGACCTACAGCCAGGTGGGTTATCTGCAAAAGGCTAACGGTTCACAGGGTAATTTTGGCCTGGGGCAGCGCTGGGTGGTGGGGGATTGGCTGCTGGGCTACAACTCCGTGCTCGACAGTGATTTCCAGAATCAGCGCAACCGTGGCAGCATTGGTGCCGAAGCCTGGGGTGACTATCTACGCTTGTCGGCCAACTATTACCACCCGCTATCGTCATTTTCTCCACAGGCAAACAATGCCGTCTTTCTCGGCCGTCCGGCGCGTGGCTACGACATTACCACCCAAGGTTATCTGCCGTTTTATCACCAGCTTGGCGCCTCGCTCAGCTTTGAACAGTATCGCGGCGCCAGTGTCGATCTGTTAGGCAATGGCAACAAACAAACCGATCCTAGCGCTATGCAGGTGGGGCTCAACTATACGCCGGTCCCGTTGGTCACGGTCAAAGCCTTGCACAAACTGGATAATGTGGGCGAAACCCAGGACAAGGTCGAGCTGGCCATGACCTATCGCCTTGGGGTACCGCTGCTCAAACAGATTTCTCCGTACTACGTGGAACAGGCCAAATCATTGCGCGGTAGCCGCTATGACAGCATTGAACGTAATAATGTGCCGGTGCTGGAGTTCCGTGAAAGCAAAACGTTGCAGGTGTTTCTGGCCACGCCGTCATGGAGCCTGAATCCAGGGGAAACGCTGCCGCTGGTGCTGGAAATCAAAGCGGCCAATAAGATCACTGCGGTCAACTGGCAAGGGGACACTCAGGCAGTCAGCCTGACGCCGCCGGCGAATATCAACGATCCGCAAGGGTGGACCTTGACGGTGCCCGCGTGGGATGAGACGCCAGGGGCCAGCAATCACTACCAACTGTCCGTCACCCTTGAGGATGAAAAGCAGCAGAAAGCCACCTCCAACTGGATCACGCTACAGGTTACCGCTCCCCTGAGCTTGTCTATTGAAGGGGAGCCTGGGTTACCGCCGCCGCAAACCCTGCAGCCACCGGCCATCCCGGCGGTTACCGGGCCGTTGCACCCAGAGGGTAACTAA